Proteins co-encoded in one Nicotiana sylvestris chromosome 7, ASM39365v2, whole genome shotgun sequence genomic window:
- the LOC104239376 gene encoding CEN-like protein 2, translating into MARSLEPLIVGRVVGDVLDSFSPIMKMTISYNNKLVCNGHELLPSVVTARPKVEVQGGDLRTFFTLVMTDPDVPGPSDPYLREHLHWIVTDIPGTTDATFGRELVSYEIPMPNIGIHRFVFVLFKQKRRQSVSSPTSRDHFNTRNFAEENDLGQPVAAVFFNAQRETAARRR; encoded by the exons ATGGCAAGAAGTTTAGAGCCTCTAATTGTTGGGAGAGTAGTAGGAGATGTTCTTGATTCATTTAGTCCTATAATGAAAATGACAATATCATATAACAACAAATTAGTGTGCAATGGCCATGAACTCCTTCCTTCTGTTGTCACTGCTAGACCTAAAGTTGAAGTTCAAGGGGGAGATTTGAGAACTTTCTTCACATTG GTCATGACAGACCCTGATGTTCCTGGCCCTAGTGATCCTTATCTAAGAGAGCATCTCCACTG GATAGTAACTGACATTCCAGGTACCACTGATGCTACTTTTG GACGAGAATTGGTTAGCTATGAGATTCCAATGCCAAATATTGGAATCCATAGGTTTGTATTTGTACTTTTCAAGCAAAAACGAAGACAATCAGTTAGCTCTCCTACTTCAAGGGATCACTTCAACACTAGAAATTTTGCTGAAGAAAATGATCTTGGCCAACCTGTTGCTGCTGTTTTCTTCAATGCACAGCGAGAAACCGCCGCACGAAGACGCTAA